GCCGCTGTTGAATGCATCATAGAACCGCTTGTGGGCATCATCATAGGGGACTTTCTTTGTCTTTACCTCGCCGGATATGGCCCAGAACCCGCCAAACACGGCTATGATCAGGATGATGAAAAACCAGTCTTTCTTTGCCAGCTTCATGAAACCTCCGTTATTTCCAGCCCTGGGACCTCAGCTGCCGGTCTCCATATGTGCGCAGCCGATGGCTCCGTTGTGTTGAGGGTGTTCCGGCACGATCACCGCAAGCCCCGTTTTTTCTTCCAGCAGTCTGACAACCCCTCTGTTTCTGGCAACCCCTCCGGTCAGGACGATGGTCTCCGATGCGAAACGCTTGAGCATCGGCATGACCCGCGTGACCAGTGTCTGGTTCACCCCGGCGCAGAGCCGCTCCACGGGGTGCCCCCGCAAAATCTGCCCGATGAG
The nucleotide sequence above comes from Geobacter benzoatilyticus. Encoded proteins:
- a CDS encoding cytochrome C encodes the protein MKLAKKDWFFIILIIAVFGGFWAISGEVKTKKVPYDDAHKRFYDAFNSGATKIDLDAQCPSCHFEGSGGIPFPKEHPVKPADGPMRCLFCHKFKSK